The proteins below come from a single Lujinxingia sediminis genomic window:
- the uvrB gene encoding excinuclease ABC subunit UvrB, translating into MRESKTFELVTEYSPEGDQPTAIKQMVEGLQRGERYQTLLGATGTGKTFAIANTVAQVNKPTLVMAPNKTLAAQLYAEFKELFPHNAVEYFVSYYDYYQPEAYIPSTDTFIEKDSAINDAIDRMRHSATRSLFERNDVLIVASVSCIYGLGSGEAYMGMLLFLEEGDEVRRDSVLEKLVEMQFKRRDMDFHRGTFRVRGDVVEIFPAHEEDKAIRIEFFGDEVEAIYEIDPLRGKRLRQLEKIAVYPNTHYAVLPEKKKLAMESIKAELRERLEELVARGMLLEAQRLEQRTQFDLEMIATMGFCNGIENYSRHFSGRDPGAAPPCLFDYFPDDYLLVIDESHVTVPQIGGMYRGDRSRKTTLVEHGFRLPSAMDNRPMKFEEWENHINQVIFVSATPGDYELEKCEGVVVEQIIRPTGLIDPEIEIRPALEQVDDVYGEIRQRVDAGERVLVTTLTKRMSEDLTEYLEELGVKVRYLHSDIDTIERMNLIRDLRKGVFDVLIGINLLREGLDIPEVSLVAILDADKEGFLRSTRSLIQTIGRAARNSKGKVILYADTLTRSIKEAVEETNRRREIQQAYNETHGITPRTITKKISDLEQHVPPDPDAAPDASPYEKAAALLDDTSGVLSPDAEETPQLLEKRIEKLREAMKVAARELRFEDAAKLRDELRAVQARFLGVG; encoded by the coding sequence GTGCGTGAGTCCAAAACGTTTGAGCTTGTGACCGAGTACTCGCCAGAGGGCGACCAGCCCACGGCGATCAAGCAGATGGTCGAGGGATTGCAGCGTGGGGAGCGCTACCAGACGCTGCTCGGCGCCACCGGCACGGGTAAGACCTTTGCGATCGCCAACACGGTGGCGCAGGTCAACAAACCCACCCTGGTCATGGCGCCCAATAAGACGCTGGCCGCCCAGCTCTACGCGGAGTTCAAGGAGCTCTTTCCTCATAACGCCGTGGAGTATTTCGTAAGTTATTACGACTACTACCAGCCCGAGGCGTACATCCCCTCGACCGACACCTTCATCGAGAAGGACTCGGCGATCAACGACGCCATCGACCGCATGCGCCACTCCGCCACGCGCAGCCTCTTTGAGCGCAACGACGTGCTCATCGTGGCCTCGGTCAGCTGCATCTACGGCCTGGGGAGTGGCGAGGCCTATATGGGGATGTTGCTCTTTTTGGAGGAGGGCGATGAGGTGCGCCGCGACAGCGTGCTGGAGAAGTTGGTGGAGATGCAGTTCAAGCGTCGCGACATGGACTTCCACCGCGGTACCTTTCGGGTGCGGGGCGACGTGGTCGAGATCTTCCCGGCGCACGAGGAGGATAAGGCGATTCGCATCGAGTTTTTCGGCGATGAGGTGGAGGCGATCTACGAGATCGATCCTTTGCGCGGAAAGCGCCTGCGCCAGCTTGAGAAGATCGCCGTCTACCCCAACACCCACTACGCCGTGCTCCCCGAGAAGAAGAAGCTGGCGATGGAGTCCATCAAGGCCGAGCTGCGCGAGCGCCTCGAGGAGCTTGTGGCGCGCGGGATGCTGCTGGAGGCCCAGCGCCTGGAGCAGCGCACGCAGTTCGACCTGGAGATGATCGCGACGATGGGCTTCTGCAACGGGATTGAGAACTACTCGCGCCACTTCTCCGGCCGCGACCCGGGCGCCGCCCCGCCCTGTTTGTTCGACTACTTTCCCGACGATTACCTGCTGGTCATCGACGAGTCGCACGTCACTGTGCCGCAGATCGGCGGCATGTACCGCGGCGACCGCTCCCGCAAGACCACGCTGGTGGAGCACGGCTTTCGCCTGCCCAGCGCGATGGACAACCGCCCGATGAAGTTCGAGGAGTGGGAGAATCACATCAACCAGGTGATCTTCGTCTCGGCCACCCCGGGCGACTACGAGCTTGAGAAATGCGAGGGCGTGGTCGTCGAGCAGATCATCCGCCCCACCGGCCTTATCGACCCTGAGATCGAGATCCGCCCGGCCCTCGAGCAGGTCGACGACGTCTATGGCGAGATTCGCCAGCGCGTCGACGCCGGGGAGCGCGTCCTGGTGACCACGCTCACCAAACGCATGAGCGAAGATCTCACCGAATACCTCGAAGAGCTCGGCGTGAAGGTGCGCTACCTGCACAGCGACATCGACACCATTGAGCGCATGAACCTGATTCGCGACCTGCGAAAAGGCGTCTTCGACGTGCTCATCGGCATCAACCTTCTGCGCGAGGGGCTGGACATCCCCGAGGTCTCATTGGTGGCAATCCTCGACGCCGATAAAGAAGGCTTTTTGCGCTCGACGCGCAGCCTGATTCAGACCATCGGGCGAGCGGCGCGTAACTCCAAAGGCAAGGTCATCCTCTATGCCGACACCCTCACCCGCTCGATCAAAGAGGCGGTCGAGGAGACCAACCGTCGTCGCGAGATTCAGCAGGCGTACAACGAAACACACGGCATCACCCCGCGCACGATCACCAAAAAGATCTCGGATCTGGAGCAGCATGTGCCGCCGGATCCCGACGCAGCTCCCGACGCCAGCCCCTACGAGAAGGCCGCTGCCCTGCTCGACGACACCTCCGGCGTGCTGAGCCCCGACGCCGAAGAGACGCCGCAACTTCTGGAAAAGCGCATCGAGAAGTTGCGCGAGGCGATGAAGGTCGCCGCCCGCGAGCTGCGTTTCGAGGATGCTGCCAAGTTGCGCGATGAGTTGCGTGCGGTGCAGGCGAGGTTTTTGGGGGTGGGTTAA
- the folK gene encoding 2-amino-4-hydroxy-6-hydroxymethyldihydropteridine diphosphokinase — MSKLTTARKPSRAIIALGTNLGDRALALKRALDALDHLPCSRLGALSAFYETQPRIVEDQPLFLNACAELFTELAPLDLLDGLLAIERAMGRVRLQPKGPRAIDLDLLFYEDQILDHARLTLPHPAIAERAFVLVPLCDIASDLTHPVLGVSAQNLLEGCDDAGWVRVFEEAPALKVLL, encoded by the coding sequence TTGAGCAAACTCACTACAGCCAGAAAGCCTTCCCGGGCGATCATCGCGCTGGGCACCAACCTGGGCGATCGGGCCCTGGCGCTCAAGCGCGCGCTCGACGCCCTCGACCACCTGCCGTGCAGCCGCCTGGGCGCGCTCAGCGCGTTTTATGAGACGCAGCCGCGCATTGTCGAGGACCAACCGCTCTTTTTAAACGCCTGCGCCGAGCTCTTCACCGAGCTCGCTCCGCTCGATCTTCTCGACGGCCTGCTCGCCATTGAGCGCGCGATGGGGCGAGTGCGGCTGCAGCCCAAAGGACCGCGGGCCATTGATCTGGATCTTTTGTTTTATGAGGACCAGATCCTCGATCATGCCCGGCTAACGCTTCCGCATCCGGCGATTGCGGAGCGCGCTTTTGTGCTCGTGCCCCTCTGCGATATCGCCTCCGATCTCACGCACCCGGTGCTTGGCGTCAGCGCCCAAAACCTTCTCGAAGGCTGCGATGATGCGGGCTGGGTGCGGGTGTTCGAAGAGGCGCCGGCGCTGAAGGTGTTGTTGTGA
- a CDS encoding FKBP-type peptidyl-prolyl cis-trans isomerase produces the protein MSDLNAVVADDKVVIFHYTLTDKEGEVLDSSEGQEPMAYLHGAGNIVPGLESQMTGKKVGDAFKAEVAPADGYGEKQGPGPQPVERSAFPPGAEIHEGMMFAAQMPDGSQMPLWVVGIEGDKIMVDNNHPLAGETLFFDVKIEGIRDANADELDHGHPHGIDGTHSH, from the coding sequence ATGTCCGACCTCAACGCTGTCGTCGCCGACGACAAAGTCGTCATCTTTCACTACACCCTGACCGACAAAGAGGGCGAAGTCCTCGACTCCTCCGAAGGTCAGGAGCCGATGGCCTACCTCCACGGCGCCGGCAACATCGTGCCCGGCCTGGAGAGCCAGATGACCGGCAAAAAAGTCGGCGACGCCTTCAAAGCCGAGGTCGCCCCGGCCGATGGTTATGGCGAGAAGCAGGGCCCCGGCCCGCAGCCCGTCGAGCGCAGCGCCTTCCCCCCCGGCGCCGAGATTCACGAAGGCATGATGTTCGCCGCCCAGATGCCCGACGGCTCCCAGATGCCCCTGTGGGTCGTGGGAATCGAAGGCGACAAGATCATGGTCGACAACAACCATCCCCTGGCAGGCGAAACCCTCTTCTTCGACGTGAAGATCGAGGGCATCCGCGACGCCAACGCCGACGAGCTTGACCACGGTCACCCGCACGGCATCGACGGCACCCACTCGCACTGA
- a CDS encoding DUF7107 domain-containing protein, with amino-acid sequence MVHLLKLLMVMGLLLFSSACLIVEEGHAWGGEGEVGCECDRDSDCFSGVCDDDVCAEAECSWSSDCNDDERCVNGRCRDSDSPYDDDTGSDAGPGDDGADTGDGGSDAGPGDDSDGGTDSGDDGSDSGDDADCPVDDGGQAGCGPLDGCVLNNECPFGSLCLDGRCQVTCTDDLHCPTSEVCQDGICQPDREGGDQCVYDEDCGEGRCINGFCLDRCESDAACGEGEYCRAGVCRPDHRPGPQCRVGADCNPDEDCVNARCRSACTCDEDCEIIGGTGDTCVEGYCVAAHESNPECTVSSDCADNSRCLDGLCVPF; translated from the coding sequence ATGGTACATCTGCTCAAGCTGTTGATGGTGATGGGGTTGCTGCTCTTCTCGAGCGCCTGCCTGATTGTCGAAGAGGGCCACGCCTGGGGAGGCGAGGGCGAAGTCGGTTGCGAGTGCGATCGGGACAGCGACTGTTTTAGCGGCGTCTGTGACGACGATGTCTGCGCCGAGGCGGAGTGCAGCTGGAGCTCGGATTGCAACGACGATGAGCGCTGCGTGAACGGCCGCTGCCGCGACAGTGACAGCCCTTATGATGACGACACCGGCAGCGATGCTGGCCCCGGCGATGATGGCGCCGATACAGGCGATGGCGGCAGCGATGCCGGCCCTGGCGACGATAGCGACGGGGGCACCGACTCCGGCGATGATGGCTCCGATAGCGGCGACGATGCCGACTGCCCGGTCGATGATGGGGGCCAGGCCGGCTGCGGCCCTCTGGACGGCTGCGTGCTCAACAACGAATGCCCCTTCGGCTCGCTCTGCCTCGACGGGCGCTGCCAGGTCACCTGCACCGACGATCTTCATTGCCCCACCTCCGAGGTCTGCCAGGACGGCATCTGCCAGCCCGATCGTGAGGGCGGCGACCAGTGTGTCTACGATGAGGATTGCGGCGAAGGACGCTGCATCAACGGCTTCTGCCTGGACCGCTGCGAGAGCGACGCGGCCTGCGGCGAGGGCGAGTATTGTCGCGCCGGTGTCTGCCGCCCCGATCACCGCCCGGGTCCCCAGTGCCGGGTAGGCGCGGATTGCAACCCCGATGAAGACTGCGTCAACGCGCGATGCCGCTCCGCCTGCACCTGCGACGAAGACTGCGAGATCATCGGCGGCACCGGAGATACCTGCGTGGAGGGCTACTGTGTGGCCGCCCACGAGAGCAATCCGGAGTGCACCGTGAGCAGTGACTGTGCAGATAACTCGCGCTGCCTCGATGGTCTGTGCGTACCCTTCTAA
- a CDS encoding RNA polymerase sigma factor: MAQTEPQFDVDATLITRAAGGDRVAFRQLYERHVGYVAHHVGRLVGPGGDLEDVVQEVFVQVHRCLRDYRGDCTFTTWLYRVARNVAIDHLRRRKKTVSLDDWRPLRQSGSSWRRLEARDQLRALYAAMEKMPLDHREAFVLYEIEGMKLREIADLTGDPLNTVASRVRRARQELREVLEATQRGERP; the protein is encoded by the coding sequence ATGGCCCAGACCGAACCCCAGTTTGACGTCGACGCGACGTTGATCACCCGCGCAGCTGGCGGGGATCGCGTTGCGTTTCGGCAGCTCTATGAGCGCCACGTCGGCTATGTGGCGCATCATGTGGGTCGGCTGGTCGGGCCCGGCGGCGATCTGGAAGACGTGGTTCAGGAGGTCTTCGTGCAGGTGCACCGCTGCCTGCGCGACTACCGCGGCGACTGCACCTTTACGACCTGGCTCTACCGGGTGGCCCGCAATGTGGCCATCGATCACCTGCGACGGCGAAAGAAAACCGTCTCACTTGACGACTGGCGCCCGCTGCGCCAGTCCGGCAGCTCCTGGCGGCGACTGGAAGCCCGCGATCAGCTGCGCGCCCTCTACGCCGCCATGGAAAAGATGCCTCTGGATCATCGCGAAGCCTTTGTGCTCTACGAGATCGAGGGCATGAAGTTGCGCGAAATCGCCGATCTGACCGGCGACCCGCTCAACACCGTAGCTTCCCGGGTTCGCCGCGCTCGCCAGGAGCTACGCGAGGTGCTCGAAGCCACCCAACGTGGAGAGCGGCCATGA
- a CDS encoding LA_2272 family surface repeat-containing protein encodes MRARLAPLFTLALLAAHLSHSAVALAQPSGGRLELQTVSACADTDAADELRAELALRLPDLDVSDNAPTSTHSSPARWRLFWVPEGSDRCVVILRTPSLEHRASLGPQANSEAIREAASRLAWVITAAHQAHSDEARTRGRARALESIALTNALVEVRADASVDARINDEVRWETARRAASLANLSTMRTREVAESAPPQAPLPRAEREPPGSLRLGLLPGVSLGPTSAPLTLNVVGSHERAEGAQIGLFNHTARQGSGTQIGFIASWNDGDFEGAQVASAFNYSRRIDGAQVAAVNVSDTQRGAQVGIVNIAGELTGTQVGVVNISQNANWPVGLVNIATDYPPRLFGYYALPGHLYTGLSMGGRRLRYLFQSGTALLGGASAIGAGLGLHLPFDDHPYFADIDAVLMFADSSNGASGLQVHLRAPLGWRFARRFALIAGPSFNAFFAGSSSTHTYASSVALIEAQQQNELFQFWVDLMVGVVF; translated from the coding sequence GTGCGCGCGAGGCTTGCCCCCCTTTTCACCCTCGCGCTCCTCGCGGCCCACCTCTCCCACTCCGCTGTGGCGCTGGCGCAGCCCTCCGGGGGGCGTCTGGAGTTGCAAACCGTCTCGGCCTGCGCTGACACAGACGCAGCCGACGAGCTGCGTGCCGAGCTCGCGCTGCGTCTTCCCGATCTCGATGTTTCCGACAACGCCCCCACCTCCACCCACAGCTCACCGGCGCGCTGGCGCCTCTTCTGGGTACCGGAGGGAAGCGATCGCTGCGTGGTGATTCTGCGCACGCCCAGCCTGGAACACCGCGCATCCCTCGGCCCCCAGGCCAACTCCGAGGCGATCCGGGAGGCCGCAAGCCGCCTGGCCTGGGTGATCACCGCCGCACACCAGGCCCACAGCGATGAGGCCCGCACCCGGGGCCGCGCCCGCGCGCTGGAAAGCATCGCGCTGACCAACGCTCTTGTGGAGGTGCGCGCCGACGCCTCCGTCGACGCCCGTATCAACGACGAAGTACGCTGGGAGACAGCCCGCAGAGCCGCATCCCTGGCCAACCTCTCGACGATGCGTACCCGCGAGGTTGCCGAGTCCGCCCCCCCTCAAGCGCCTTTGCCGCGCGCTGAACGGGAGCCCCCCGGGTCACTTCGTCTGGGACTTCTTCCCGGCGTGAGCCTGGGGCCGACCAGCGCCCCGCTGACGCTGAATGTCGTGGGCAGCCATGAGCGCGCCGAAGGCGCGCAGATCGGCCTGTTCAACCACACCGCGCGCCAGGGCTCCGGCACCCAGATCGGGTTCATAGCCAGCTGGAACGACGGCGATTTTGAAGGCGCCCAGGTCGCCTCGGCCTTCAACTACTCCCGGCGCATCGACGGGGCGCAGGTCGCCGCAGTCAACGTCAGCGATACCCAGCGAGGCGCCCAGGTCGGAATTGTCAACATCGCCGGCGAGCTTACAGGCACCCAGGTCGGGGTGGTGAACATCTCGCAAAACGCCAACTGGCCGGTCGGACTGGTGAACATCGCCACGGATTACCCCCCGAGGTTATTTGGCTACTACGCGCTGCCCGGCCACCTCTACACGGGCCTGAGCATGGGCGGGCGGCGGCTGCGCTATCTCTTTCAAAGCGGCACCGCCCTGCTGGGTGGTGCCAGCGCCATCGGTGCCGGGCTGGGACTGCATCTGCCCTTTGACGATCACCCCTACTTCGCCGACATCGACGCGGTGCTCATGTTCGCCGACTCCTCCAACGGAGCCTCGGGGTTGCAGGTGCATCTTCGAGCGCCTCTGGGCTGGCGTTTCGCCAGGCGTTTCGCGCTGATCGCCGGGCCCTCCTTCAACGCTTTCTTCGCGGGCTCCTCGTCGACACACACCTATGCTTCATCGGTGGCCCTTATCGAGGCGCAACAACAGAACGAGCTTTTCCAGTTCTGGGTGGATCTTATGGTGGGCGTCGTCTTCTAA
- a CDS encoding coproporphyrinogen III oxidase, which yields MTSTDRTTPQSPRATRALELVESLQAQLAARLVAAAPNDDEPDFKPISWLRDEGTHGGGTRLATADTPTFNRASVNVSCVHYDDLPEKRLASATAISTIVHPAHPRASSMHMHISWTELKDGQGTWRIMADLNPSHPDETQTSRFLSALRDVNAELFDEGNAQGDRYFDIPALERTRGVAHFYLEGYSSGDFDADLRLARAYGEAVITTYGALLEESLKDAPAPTDDERRRQLDYHTLYLFQVLTLDRGTTSGLLVHDQNDVGIMGSLPAAVDRELLRSWASRVPAPQHELVEALADALPDAHPAPVDNATRAQLANIVRAHYQRHPEALDLQASGNTLPPTVDNHLKPR from the coding sequence ATGACCTCGACCGATCGCACCACTCCCCAGTCGCCCCGCGCCACCCGCGCTCTGGAGCTCGTCGAATCCCTTCAAGCCCAACTCGCCGCTCGTCTGGTCGCCGCCGCACCCAACGACGATGAACCCGACTTTAAGCCCATCTCCTGGCTGCGCGATGAGGGCACCCACGGTGGCGGAACACGCCTTGCCACGGCCGATACTCCCACCTTCAATCGCGCCTCGGTCAACGTCTCATGCGTGCACTACGACGACCTTCCCGAGAAACGCCTGGCCTCGGCCACGGCCATCTCCACGATCGTGCATCCGGCCCACCCGCGCGCCAGCTCAATGCATATGCATATCAGCTGGACCGAGCTCAAAGACGGCCAGGGCACCTGGCGCATCATGGCCGATTTAAACCCCTCACATCCCGATGAGACGCAGACCTCGCGTTTTTTGAGCGCGCTTCGCGACGTCAACGCCGAGCTCTTTGACGAGGGCAACGCCCAGGGCGACCGCTACTTCGATATCCCCGCGCTGGAGCGCACCCGCGGAGTGGCCCACTTCTACCTGGAGGGCTACTCCAGCGGCGACTTCGATGCCGATCTTCGCCTGGCCCGCGCCTATGGCGAGGCCGTGATCACGACCTACGGAGCGCTGCTCGAAGAGAGCCTCAAAGACGCGCCGGCTCCCACCGACGACGAGCGCCGTCGCCAGCTTGACTACCACACGCTCTATCTCTTTCAGGTGCTCACGCTGGATCGCGGCACCACCTCCGGGCTGCTCGTCCACGACCAGAACGATGTGGGCATCATGGGCTCGCTCCCGGCCGCCGTCGATCGCGAACTCCTGCGGAGCTGGGCCTCCAGGGTTCCCGCCCCGCAGCATGAGCTTGTGGAGGCGCTGGCCGATGCGCTCCCCGACGCTCACCCCGCCCCGGTCGATAACGCCACGCGCGCACAGCTGGCCAACATCGTGCGGGCGCACTACCAGCGCCACCCCGAGGCCCTCGACCTCCAGGCCAGCGGCAACACGCTCCCGCCTACGGTCGACAACCACCTCAAACCGCGCTGA
- a CDS encoding helix-turn-helix transcriptional regulator: MHPDRWQRLCDALSALARAPQHHPNLIAECLAHQAARATGGHRAFVLLMTRNRVLPRNLQNEPIQGWTPIHRYSPPTPPKYQAHIRELMRQRNPLNDLPSSVAIARSAGRLRVLLRPELIGERRWEETPTGELMALLGSGDRMMGGLPLGDTVEIIIGVDRPPGAPEFDEEDRAQLACFFERCGPYLVRLLISHGLLPHQNPLTPRERECYELLLDSLTEREIAEVMGLTPRSAHQYVSRIYQKLGLNSRAQLMSEWLIAGQIFEDMLPFPLHSALVGARGLRSAEMVEKAPA, from the coding sequence ATGCACCCCGATCGCTGGCAACGCCTCTGCGACGCGCTCAGCGCGCTCGCCAGGGCCCCTCAACACCATCCCAACCTCATCGCCGAGTGCCTGGCCCACCAGGCCGCACGCGCCACCGGCGGGCACCGCGCCTTTGTGTTGCTGATGACCCGCAACCGGGTGCTGCCCCGCAACCTTCAAAACGAGCCGATTCAGGGCTGGACCCCGATCCATCGCTACAGCCCGCCGACGCCTCCGAAGTACCAGGCGCACATCCGTGAGCTGATGCGCCAACGCAATCCCCTGAACGATCTCCCATCCTCGGTGGCCATCGCCCGCTCGGCCGGGCGGCTCCGGGTGCTCCTGCGCCCTGAACTCATCGGCGAACGACGCTGGGAGGAGACCCCCACCGGCGAGTTGATGGCACTGCTGGGCTCCGGGGACCGGATGATGGGCGGGCTGCCCCTGGGAGACACCGTCGAGATCATCATCGGCGTCGATCGCCCGCCGGGTGCACCTGAATTCGACGAGGAAGATCGCGCCCAGCTCGCATGCTTCTTCGAGCGCTGTGGCCCCTATCTGGTTCGCCTGCTCATCAGCCACGGGCTGCTCCCCCACCAGAACCCGCTGACCCCGCGCGAGCGGGAGTGCTACGAACTTCTGCTCGACTCGCTCACCGAGCGTGAGATCGCCGAGGTCATGGGTCTCACGCCTCGCTCGGCCCATCAGTACGTCTCGCGCATCTACCAGAAGCTCGGCCTCAATAGCCGGGCCCAGTTGATGAGCGAGTGGCTCATCGCCGGCCAGATCTTTGAGGATATGCTCCCCTTCCCGCTTCATTCCGCGCTTGTCGGAGCCCGGGGGCTGCGCAGCGCCGAGATGGTGGAGAAGGCGCCGGCCTGA